The DNA segment TAATTTATTGTAAAAGAACTCAGCATTATCAACAGTATGCAATAATAGTCTGACAAACGTATTTCTTTGTTCAAAACAGCACAAGCTTAAAGTGGCAGCAAGAAGTTTTCATTAACCAAGATAAAATACATATGCCTGCAATATAGAGATGAATCATAAGAAAGTGGTTTACTATTAAAATGGGAATTATACATCTTCTACTTCTaccattcaaaattaaaatttatttatatgtaaataGTATAATTGTAAATTGATTGAAGTTTGTCAGATGACGACATGCGTATTACTACTGATTTCAATTCTTTCTCTCATAATTCACTCCACTTCCCTAGTTCtgttttcattttcttattGTCTTCCATTTAAGCTCTCAAACTACCTCACACCTCCACATTATCCTCCTTGTCATTCAATTTGAATTGGAAATAACTTAAATTAGTAAAAGATAGAAGGCGAGTTAACTAAGGTATTCTTGGAAAGTTATGGAATGGTAACTAACCAGTGCCAAGCTTAACATAAAATATGGCAACTAACCTGTGTTTTGGACACAAGATCATCAGCAACATTCTTTTGCTGATCAAGCTGTGTCTTCAGAGCAGTTGCATTATCCTGTAAACACCACATGATGCAAATGGCAGAAATCAACTTCAATATACCCAAACaacttattttcaatttataatgaCTTATAACACAGACACAAAATAAATGAGTTTGCACATACAAATGCACAGGGCAGAAATCAATATCATACTTCAATCTAcccaaacaactttttcaattCATAATGACCAACAAGTCCTGAACAACACAGATACATAATAAACGAGTATGCATACATGCACACAAAGCAAAAGGCAGAAATCAACGTTCAAAACCAATGTTCTCTCAAGTCAAACAACTTGTTTTATGAGGGTTTACAATAActtcaacaacaaaaaaaaaaacaagtatgGTATCTGTTGTCATTAGGGATTACGAAATCATTCCTTTGCCATTGGTTTCCAAGTTTATATCCATGACAACAAAGGGATGCTTTCATCTGACAAGAGCTGTTTTGAAAGACCGATCTTGTAAAGCCAAGAAAAAGGCTGATTAAAAGAAGTAAcactaatatatttttaaggCTTTTCAGTAGATAAGTAGGGAAGGTACTTTAGATTAGTGACAGGTATTTAGGATTTCTATTAACAACCACAACCAATTGTCACTTATCACAAGCCATCTTTGTCAACTAACAATCATAGTAAatacaataaaagaaaatactaTAACAATTCAGAAGACACCATTCCCCGGCTAGAAGAATCAGATGCATACAAGCTGTATCAATATAGTGTGTTTCTTTGACAAAAACATGAACTAGTGCACAATCCAGTAAGATCTTTGCCAATTGAATAAATCTAAACATTACTTGTTTAGAGATtcctttaaataaaaaaattatagtgcCTCTGATACTGTAAGCATTTCCTTACTGCtataataaatttcaaaatattggAAACAGtagggaaaaaaagaaaaaaaaaggagaaaagtTGGAGAAACCAACAGTGACCAAGTTTAACTAGCAAACAGAAACGAAACCAATTATAACCAACTCAATGTAAAAGAATTAACAAGAATACCCTTTCCTTTTTCATCTATTGacaaaaattcataaataatgTGGGAACTGTGTACATATAAAATTCTTCATCACAAGTCAAGATCTATCATAAAATGCATATTATTCACATTTATGACACATAATCTCAAATACAACAGAGCTTTCAGATAGGAAAGTGGCATACGGCATAAGACTTCCTTCTCTTAAGAGCCTCACGAGCAAGATCCTCGTCTCCCCTCTGAAGAGCAAGCTGTGCCCTTCGATACCTATTATTAAGGGAAGAGAAGAAGAATAACGACCAAACAAGGAATGATGAGTGCAACAAATAAAGATAGAAGTTCTTTAAACCAAAGAAAACTATGAAAAATGAATACCATTCATCAGAAGCTTTTTGTACAGAATTGTACTTGCCTTCTAACTGCTTTTGAGATGCAAGAACCtggagaaaagaaaatacacaTGTTTACTGAAAACATTCATTCAGCTCAGTATCCTTCAGACCCTTAAACATTAGCAGTGccttttttttacaaatttaataaaagtaaaacccAGACCTGAAGTGAAATAATAAATTGACCACTCAGGAAAAAGGGACACAAACTATAAATGtgaacaaaacaaaaactcatTACATACCTGTGCTGTAGCTTGGCGAACCTTTATCAAATCATTGTTCATATCCAGCACAGCTTGTTCTAATATCTTCTCAGGGTCTTCAAAGGAGCTTATAATGGCATTAGCATATGACTGCATTAATTCAAACTTATCAACACATAGTAAAAGTTGAAGCAAAAGTAGGAAATACAAAAAGATCAATTCCATATGTCATCtctgaatcaaaacaaaaatctcAACTATATGCATATCCGAAGGTTACCTTGATAACTCTAGCAAATCTGCTAAAAAGATTCATTTGAGTACCAAGGGCACCGCCACCGTGACAATTACATTTCAATCTATCCGAGTAGGATACCCTCATACCAGGAACTTCCAGTGCTCCAGCTGCAATAAGACCCCATTCATATGATCAAGTTTCAGTTGAAGAACACcataaaaattatacttttacaATCACTACGACCACCCTTTTTCTTAGATTGGTGAAATGAAATTTCTGCCATCAAACGGCTCTAAAACTTGCAaactattttgtttttcaacCTTCCCAGCTTTTGGGTGAATCAAAggatgaaaaaaattaacaacCACAAAAATGATAACACGTGATCATACATGGGTTAGAAGAAATGCAGGGACTTACAGCGGTAACTGAGAAACGATGATTTGAAGGGTGGAAGAGTGGAAGATTTTGTTGAAACGAAACCCGCAACCGTGATTGGCGTGGCCTTCAAAGCCATAGCCATTTTTCTTCGTCTCTGTTCTGCACCGATCACAATCTGGTTCGACCCTCTTTTCTCCAACTATGACGGTGTTATGTCACAGTTCAAGTAAACCAACCTTAACCTTTTTTGACAACAATAAAATAAGGTGGTAATAGAAAATCTACAAGACCAGTGTTTTACTTTTAACCTATTTTtgcatttatataataaaaattcatattaACTACACcattttaaatatatgaaacatatttttgataaaaaaaatgtgttaataTGTgggtttattttaaatttacaatgaTAAACCATTGAAATTGGGATATctgttttttaataattaattttaaaaaatatcaaatttattttaaatatagaaataaaattgTTCTATTTGATtgataaatgatatttttttttatcaattatacgAGTATTGGGTGAAATGATTTCCTTAAcagataatagaaaaaaaaatattaataagtgttgattgaaataattaaaaggATGAAAGTTTcgttttctaaattttaattaaaccaTATGAGTAGATTAAAGAACTTAAAGCGTAACGGGATTGGAATTTTATTTAACAATGATTGGTATGTACCAAAacagattttaaaattaaatattttttaaattaaactttttattattgttgttatgaatattattagtttaaaattatatttatatgaaattataatatatgacaaattataaaaataatgtttttttatatgttgttaGCCTAATTTTTCTCATAGTCAaccaaataattatttatagtaTAATTTTAAATCATTTATTTAAACACGATCAATGATATATCAATGTTAGTGATTAAACAGTAGACCCATttacattaaaatattatatatatctaTCCTAATTTGGTAagtataataaaattcaaaatgtatatttaataaatatttattaataaaaaaccaTTTTATTGATAGAAGAGGCTTCTATCTAGTCTActattagaattctttatggGTATGTATAGTCTATCTATCGTTGTGTTAACATatgtgtttttatattttttttaataataacacTTTTTTTCCATGTGATGaaagatgattgttgttacttaaggTGTCAGCCTATCTATGATGTCtaacataaatttttttgtaaaatgaatatatatttaataaaatgccaataaaaataataaataaaattcaagataatgtaattttatattttttaaacactaAAATAATTTCCTTATTAAAACCAcaaattaataaatacaaataaacaatgtaataaaaaaattaaaagtgttatatatatatattaaatttaacaacaaagtaaaaaaaattcaaatggggtaaattccctatctagcaccatttacatttttacttccctagcacccttttgtttttattttcctatctagcacccttttgtttttatttccctatccagcacccttttattttttatttccctatctggcaccatttaaaaaataaataaataaaataataaattttttgttgttgataattttaatttttaatgcattaaaaaataattatttttaatgtttaaaatagttaaaaatataattaatgaataaaaataaaaaaagtaataaattaaaaatgtttagtttaaaattattttttttaagaatgaagaaaataagaaattaaaccctacaacaacataaaaattgaatatataaacataaattagtatttatttttattattattgctgatgtaatcatgttaatttcaagtaaaaaatacaggacataattataaaaaaaccaaagtcaattagtattaattaatagtggacacactaataatattgaagtgtctaccctaaatgcaaaatcctaaaaaaaaactaatgcaaatgctacacttaatgcttaaaaattagaagaaaaaaatgcaaaaataaataagtatagaaaataaaaacaacgataataaaataaaaacaaaaaacaaaaataaataaacaatgaaagaaaaaaataataataactaaaaacatataagatataaaataaaaggcaaaacaaaatcagataaatatacaagatataaaaaaaataaaaatccaaacaagataaagataaaagatataaaacgatactaaataagtagatgttgatcataaaaagaaaaataaatgaaatatgatcattcatttaatattttcttcaatgatacattaaatagtttgtgcgaaatgaaacataacataattaatgacgagaagtgcACAATCCAATAATGTTGGGACatgttctttttgtgtgccctggtgtttgacaatatgaacatttttttgttcgatcatgttgttctCTTATGTTCATATAAACCCTTATTCGACTTCAGGTCTCTCCTTTAAGGTTATTTTCAAGTCGGGACTTGGACATAGTATTTGACTAGTGTATGGAGGCCAATACTCTTCATTTTTTAGTTCCATCAAATAGTCTTTAGTAACATGAAAGATATGTTgcaatgttgttgtttttattttctatatttatttatttttacatttttcttattctcatttttaagcattaagtgtagcaattgcattagttttttttaagattttgcatttagggtagatagacacttcaatattatttgtgcatttaatattaattaatattaattgactttgatttttttataattatgtcatgtattttttacttgaaattaacatgattacattatcaataataataaaaacaaatattaatttatgtttatagattcaacttttatattgttgtagagtttaattttttatattcttcatttttaaaaaaaaattaaattaattttttttaatttattactttttttatttttattttgtaaaaactcatttctttattcattaattatatttctaactattttaaacgttaaaaatacttattttttaatatattcaaaattaaaattattaaaaaaaattaatatagtatttatttatttatttttaaaataatgctagatagaaaaataaaaacaaaatggtgctatataaataaataaaaacaaaaaggtgctaaatagaaaaataaaagtgtaaatggtgttAGACAGATAATTTAACTTCAAATTCAAATTGAGTTAACCAACTCAATGGTATATTGATAGAAACACATCTATCCAGCCACAGGAGGATCAGTCAAATTGATCAGGTCCATCCAATTTTTACACTTTTCCATACATTgattgtattttttataattcacTACATGATTTTGTGATGAGGTGTTAATAGTTCTTCTTACTTCTAATTAATTTGTAGAGTGTGATGTATGGATAATTATTAACTAATATTCTCTTACATTTATGATTTTATggttaataataaattaatttcttttaatgcCAATATCTATTTAGGATAATATTAAAACAACATCGTAATTATTACATTGAAAGAAGCTAATAAtggttaattttaaaatttatcaaaaagaTTGTCAACTACATGAACAGAAGGACATAATTATTTACctgtataattattatttttatgataaatttgaaatattatgttatttatttatagacctagatatttaaaaaaattataagtaatttgacattaattaaaattgtgaGAGTGACAGTGAGAGGTTGAAGAAGAGCCAGTGAATGTGCGCCGTGTGTCACTGTTCCACCCATCACTCTTTGTTTCCCTTCCTTTCATCTTCTCTGCTCTCTGCTCTCTGCTCTCTGCTCTTTGCACACTGTTTCACTTTCACTCTTTTCAGACAACCAGCGAAACATGGCATCCTCTTCCTTGCCACCTGCGACCAAAGCCACAACCAATTTCCCTCTCACACACTCTTTTCGCCTCTCTCCTAAGCCCAACAACCTACGTTTTCCCCCCACCAAGGTTCTTTTTTTCTATCTCCCTCTCACTTAATTTAGGTTTGTGTCTTCCATGTTGCAAAAGCAACACACGCACGTcttatgttttgttttgatgTTTCAATTATGGCGCTACTAATTTATGTGTCTGATTTTGTGTGCAGCCTGGTAATTCGTTGTCCTTCACAAGGTTCAAGGCGCAACTGAATGAGGTAATCACTCTTCCCTTTACTGAATTACTATGTAGTATATATGGTTGATCTCAAAATATGATTTTGGTGAAGAGGGCAGCTTGAAGGAAAATTGTGAATTTGTTGGAGGGTACCTAAGATGGGATGGAAAATTGTGGATTTATAATGATTCATTAGAAAATTGTGGATTTATAATGATTCATTAGAAAATTGTAGGATTGGGATTGTCATTTACTGTTGTCTGAATAAACTTCTTCCCTAGTATTTATAGAATAGAGAATGAAGAGGTAAAATGATAAAAGCAACTTATGCACTTCATTTTTATAGAagttttctaatttaatttctCCTAAAGTTCAGATGCATATGTTGATTTACGTATTCTGAATATTACCTAAACAAAAATCTACTCATGTGACATAAATGTTGGTGTCATCTTTTTGGCTTCATCAAGGTTGCCCTTGACAGTTCCTCCAATGCTACTCCTATCAAAGCCAAATCGGATGAGGAACAACCCTCAAAACCTTCAGCTGAACCATCTTCAGTGTTGGCAACTCAAGAATCGGTCTCTCAGTTTATTACTCAAGTTGCAAGTCTTGTCAAGTAAGCAGATGCTTCAGTCTTGCTTCCTTCTATTAGTAATAGCCGTGATATAAGTTTTTCACTGCATGATTGAAGTGGTGCAATCAGCTGCAGAAACCTTATTGTCCAATTTTCTCCTGCAGGCTTGTTGACTCAAGGGACATTGTGGAGTTGAAGATGAAGCAGTATGACATTGAACTAACTATCAGGAAAAAGGAGGCCATGCCTGAGCTGCAACCTGCTCCTCAACCTACGGTGGTGTACTCACCCCTTCCGCCAATGATGTCACCGCCACCTGTCGCACCAACATCTAGTCCAACAACTTCTGTAGCTCATCCAACTGCCACACCAACTTCTCCCCCTGCTCTCAAGTCAACCAAATCATCAGTTCCACCTCTTAAATCTCCTATGGCAGGGACATTCTACCGAAGTCCTGGACCTGGTGAACCTGCCTTTGTGGAGGTAGATTTTATCTACTACATAATTTAGTATTTTCGTATCATGTTTTTTGCACCCTGATGTAAGGTGTTTTTTCTTTAGGTGGGAGACAAAGTCAAAAAGGGGCAAGTTGTATGCATCATCGAGGCAATGAAATTAATGAATGAAATAGAAGTAAGTTCAAAGGGTTtacatttgtttttattttcaagtGTTAATTGAATTAGTGAATTTTGCCTCCCTTATTTGTCATGCACCTATGATTTCTATTTGCATTATCAAAATGTTGAATTTGGTGCTCTAGAGTTTAGAGATTGTACCACAGAAGAGGGATAGTTTTAtttgcattttctttttctttttgtaaggATTATATTAACACTTATTTACATAATACAAAACATTAATTAGTGTAATCCACAAAAATATATGATCCTTTTTTTGCAAAACGAATCTTCTTCAATTCTCAATAAATGATTAGTAATGGATAAAACAGCggaatgtaaaaataaatattatcagCACATATGCATTTCAATTTCGCCTCTTTATGAAGTAGATTGAGCtaataaaaattgaagaaagtgTTCAAATGTGGAGTAGAATAGAATGGTGATTCGGTCATGATTTCCCTTTCCCCTATCTCTCTAAAAGCCTGGCAGTGAATGTGatttttcaaatcttttctgTTAGTTTACTGG comes from the Phaseolus vulgaris cultivar G19833 chromosome 8, P. vulgaris v2.0, whole genome shotgun sequence genome and includes:
- the LOC137823923 gene encoding membrane-associated protein VIPP1, chloroplastic codes for the protein MAMALKATPITVAGFVSTKSSTLPPFKSSFLSYRSGALEVPGMRVSYSDRLKCNCHGGGALGTQMNLFSRFARVIKSYANAIISSFEDPEKILEQAVLDMNNDLIKVRQATAQVLASQKQLEGKYNSVQKASDEWYRRAQLALQRGDEDLAREALKRRKSYADNATALKTQLDQQKNVADDLVSKTQLLESKIQEAKSKKDTLKARAQSAKTSTVVSEMVGNISTSSALAAFDKMEEKVLTMEAQADALNQLSTDNLEGKFALLENSSVDDDLAELKKELSGSSKKGELPPGRSVSSNKEFPFPDMELEKELNELRRRARGY
- the LOC137823614 gene encoding biotin carboxyl carrier protein of acetyl-CoA carboxylase, chloroplastic-like; translated protein: MASSSLPPATKATTNFPLTHSFRLSPKPNNLRFPPTKPGNSLSFTRFKAQLNEVALDSSSNATPIKAKSDEEQPSKPSAEPSSVLATQESVSQFITQVASLVKLVDSRDIVELKMKQYDIELTIRKKEAMPELQPAPQPTVVYSPLPPMMSPPPVAPTSSPTTSVAHPTATPTSPPALKSTKSSVPPLKSPMAGTFYRSPGPGEPAFVEVGDKVKKGQVVCIIEAMKLMNEIEAEESGTIVEILAEDAKPVSLDTPLFVIEP